One region of Candidatus Poribacteria bacterium genomic DNA includes:
- a CDS encoding ABC transporter ATP-binding protein → MTTLSANPTSSENSPAALVRLDCLSKAYREAGQNRIVLNQVSQEFYEGEFICVLGKSGSGKSTLLNLISGIDAPSSGHVFIREDEQEVDLTRLNEHQRTLFRRRHIGIIFQFFNLIPTLTVLENVLLPLELMRSSEPQRDRHTRAAALLEQVGLDERLNTYPDRLSGGEQQRVAIARALVHNPLMLLADEPTGNLDTEIGATVLSLLLEMMRGTGKMLLMATHAQEIANHADRVLHITDGALVNDTV, encoded by the coding sequence GTGACCACCCTATCTGCCAATCCCACATCTTCCGAAAATTCACCCGCCGCGTTAGTGCGGTTAGATTGCTTGAGCAAAGCCTACCGTGAAGCAGGTCAAAACCGGATCGTATTGAACCAAGTAAGCCAAGAATTTTATGAGGGCGAGTTTATCTGCGTGTTGGGAAAATCTGGTAGCGGAAAGAGCACATTACTCAATCTGATCTCTGGTATTGATGCTCCGAGCAGCGGTCATGTGTTTATTCGGGAAGATGAGCAAGAAGTTGATTTGACTCGCCTGAACGAACACCAGCGAACCCTCTTCCGTCGTCGCCACATCGGAATTATCTTCCAGTTTTTCAACCTCATTCCGACCTTAACGGTATTGGAGAATGTCCTCCTGCCACTTGAACTCATGCGTAGTTCTGAGCCCCAAAGGGATAGGCACACTCGCGCAGCAGCACTGCTTGAGCAAGTCGGGCTTGATGAACGGCTTAATACCTATCCCGATAGACTGAGCGGCGGCGAACAACAGCGCGTTGCGATAGCCCGTGCGCTCGTTCATAATCCCCTGATGCTGCTTGCTGATGAGCCGACCGGTAATTTGGACACAGAAATCGGTGCAACTGTTCTGTCGTTATTGCTAGAAATGATGCGGGGCACCGGCAAAATGCTGTTGATGGCGACGCACGCACAGGAGATCGCAAACCATGCAGATCGGGTGCTGCACATCACCGATGGCGCGCTAGTCAACGATACCGTGTAA